The following are encoded together in the Bradymonas sediminis genome:
- a CDS encoding hemolysin hemolytic protein codes for MSAAILFIVFNRPDVTRKTFERISQVQPKRLYIAADGPRLNCPEDRQSVREVQQIVTNIDWPCEVQTLFRDENLGCGPAVKQAIDWFFTYEEQGIILEDDCCPVISFFKYCDELLDKYSNDTRIGMIAGTNHLSYTPIGGSSYLFSKNKACWGWATWRRAWENMDFAMNWRKDSLTAKNVFKNMGVSNRYELHWNQALKAIDNNQVNAWDWQWYFSLSKQNQLCIFPATNLIENIGFGENATHTKGVAKKRYLETKELRFPLSHPSVICPDFRYDMKFEQTKMSSRRRICLQKTKALLKFIVDFISD; via the coding sequence ATGTCTGCAGCTATATTGTTTATTGTATTTAATCGCCCTGACGTCACAAGGAAGACCTTTGAACGTATTTCTCAAGTGCAGCCTAAACGTTTGTATATTGCGGCGGATGGCCCAAGGTTGAACTGTCCAGAAGACCGCCAGTCTGTTAGGGAGGTGCAGCAGATTGTGACAAATATTGATTGGCCGTGTGAGGTTCAGACACTTTTCCGAGACGAAAACCTCGGCTGTGGGCCTGCGGTCAAACAAGCCATTGATTGGTTTTTTACGTATGAAGAGCAAGGAATTATACTTGAGGATGATTGTTGTCCTGTTATCAGTTTCTTTAAGTACTGTGATGAATTGCTGGATAAATATTCAAACGATACGCGAATTGGCATGATCGCGGGCACGAATCATCTATCTTATACGCCTATAGGAGGGTCATCCTACTTATTCTCAAAAAACAAAGCTTGCTGGGGATGGGCAACTTGGAGGCGCGCATGGGAGAATATGGATTTCGCCATGAATTGGAGAAAGGACTCGTTAACTGCCAAAAATGTATTCAAAAACATGGGGGTATCGAATAGGTACGAATTGCATTGGAATCAGGCCCTGAAAGCGATTGATAACAATCAAGTAAATGCGTGGGATTGGCAGTGGTACTTTTCGCTGTCAAAACAAAACCAATTGTGCATCTTTCCTGCGACGAATCTTATTGAGAACATCGGTTTCGGTGAAAATGCAACTCATACAAAAGGTGTAGCTAAAAAAAGATACCTTGAAACCAAAGAGCTTAGGTTTCCACTAAGCCACCCATCAGTCATTTGTCCCGATTTTCGATATGATATGAAGTTCGAGCAGACCAAGATGAGTTCGCGTAGACGTATTTGTTTACAAAAGACAAAAGCTCTTTTGAAGTTCATTGTTGACTTTATTAGTGATTAA
- a CDS encoding LicD family protein, with protein MTQKSIKTLRGKYTFEPIKLSRGQGAMNMAQCKENLFVLADILDAQSIRYGIIYGTLLGAIRDNGFIPWDEDVDLFVLDEDRQLFLSLLFEMRQEDLEVVRYTGDLLSLMRGSDYIDIYFMRRKLFGDRVCGADRLRARFFETRETIQFLGRSFPTVAEPEAFLDYAYGKDWKTPIKHKHAEVVPVYNRCKSLIRVAQIKATERLKNVAKTFIGR; from the coding sequence GTGACCCAAAAGTCAATTAAAACTTTGCGAGGAAAATATACTTTTGAACCTATAAAGTTATCCCGAGGTCAGGGTGCGATGAATATGGCACAATGCAAAGAAAATCTTTTTGTGCTCGCAGATATTCTCGACGCTCAGAGTATTCGCTACGGGATTATTTATGGGACATTGCTCGGCGCGATTCGCGACAATGGGTTTATCCCATGGGATGAAGATGTCGACCTATTTGTGCTCGATGAAGATCGGCAACTCTTTTTGTCGTTGCTATTTGAAATGCGGCAAGAGGACTTAGAAGTGGTGAGATATACAGGTGATTTGCTCTCGTTAATGAGAGGGTCGGACTATATCGACATTTATTTTATGCGTCGTAAGCTTTTTGGGGATCGAGTTTGTGGGGCTGATAGATTAAGGGCTCGATTTTTTGAAACGCGTGAAACAATTCAATTCCTGGGCCGTTCGTTTCCAACAGTTGCTGAGCCAGAAGCCTTTTTAGATTATGCATATGGAAAAGACTGGAAAACGCCAATAAAGCATAAGCATGCAGAAGTAGTTCCGGTTTATAATCGCTGTAAGTCTTTGATTCGCGTGGCTCAAATAAAAGCAACAGAGCGTCTCAAAAACGTGGCAAAAACATTTATTGGCCGATAA
- a CDS encoding adenylyltransferase/cytidyltransferase family protein, with the protein MKTVITYGTFDLLHHGHVRILKRLRNMGDRLIVGLSTDEFNREKGKKTILPYDARKEVLEAVRYVDGVFPEISWDQKRDDIIRVRAAILGMGHDWAGKFDELEEIVEVRYIPRTESVSTTEIKQAAARYNAEQIMILRNYLNEAVEIAQKLTQTNEVTAIDLKQSS; encoded by the coding sequence ATGAAAACAGTCATTACATACGGCACCTTTGACCTGTTACATCACGGGCATGTCCGCATATTAAAGCGTCTTCGTAATATGGGAGATCGGCTTATCGTCGGGCTATCGACCGATGAATTTAACCGCGAAAAGGGAAAAAAGACTATTTTACCCTACGACGCTCGCAAAGAGGTTTTGGAGGCCGTCCGCTACGTCGATGGGGTGTTCCCCGAAATTTCATGGGATCAAAAACGCGACGATATCATCCGAGTGAGGGCCGCGATCTTAGGCATGGGCCATGATTGGGCTGGCAAGTTTGATGAGCTAGAAGAGATCGTTGAGGTGCGTTATATTCCCAGAACCGAGAGTGTATCGACGACCGAGATTAAGCAGGCCGCGGCAAGATATAATGCGGAACAGATCATGATATTGCGCAATTATCTCAATGAAGCGGTAGAGATTGCCCAAAAGCTCACTCAAACAAATGAGGTTACGGCGATAGATCTCAAGCAAAGCTCCTGA
- a CDS encoding transposase: MKRYPKEFKQEAVRLSYLDDRTCVQVADELGSNVRNLY, translated from the coding sequence ATGAAGCGGTATCCAAAGGAATTTAAGCAAGAGGCGGTTCGCCTGTCGTATCTCGACGACCGCACTTGCGTGCAGGTTGCAGACGAGCTCGGGAGCAACGTCAGAAACCTATATTAA
- a CDS encoding IS3 family transposase: protein MYAQSRRTYGSPRIHHILKREGRVVGRHRVARLMRENSIQAVQKGRSKRTTDSNHSFPLADNFLARDFRATWPNQVWLTGITYIHTNWGWLYLSAILDVYSRKIDGWVMDDTMDRILCMNALKVAVLKWKF from the coding sequence ATCTATGCGCAAAGTCGCAGAACTTATGGAAGCCCGAGAATCCACCATATTTTAAAGAGAGAGGGCCGTGTCGTTGGCAGACACCGCGTGGCGCGTTTGATGCGTGAAAATAGCATTCAAGCCGTCCAAAAGGGGCGAAGCAAGCGTACGACCGACTCCAATCATTCGTTTCCGTTGGCCGATAACTTCCTTGCCCGAGACTTTCGTGCAACTTGGCCCAATCAAGTCTGGCTGACAGGTATTACCTATATACACACGAATTGGGGTTGGCTGTACCTGTCGGCCATTCTGGACGTTTATAGCCGCAAAATCGATGGCTGGGTGATGGATGACACAATGGATCGCATATTGTGCATGAATGCGCTTAAAGTGGCCGTGCTTAAGTGGAAGTTTTAG
- a CDS encoding IS3 family transposase — MSRKGNYWDDAPVKRVFGAVKIKSLHHRILATPDEARREIFKYIDVFDNRQRKRLALDFSNPVEFEMADMA, encoded by the coding sequence ATGAGCCGCAAAGGTAACTATTGGGATGACGCACCGGTGAAGAGGGTCTTTGGCGCCGTAAAGATTAAATCGCTTCATCATAGAATCTTAGCGACCCCGGATGAAGCGCGCCGAGAGATTTTCAAATATATTGATGTCTTTGATAATAGGCAGCGCAAACGCCTAGCGCTCGACTTTAGCAATCCGGTCGAGTTCGAAATGGCCGATATGGCCTAA
- a CDS encoding glycosyltransferase, whose amino-acid sequence MKVLIYETGYAGHHLEYVNSLVKGLNRCGVEPLLVTSSEAVSSAEFRFRLSDESLHFRLDDSMSTTTVVSPVRTAIKKLWHLLGGISRHQPAHVYIPYIDGLIYLIGGLGDLAKGVIPEGTQIEGILFNANFAWTQTPKAADQLRLYLIEEALRSGLITRLHLLDEFVAEFIRERVAPSLSHRISILHDPAPSAQPLVTSHQARQKLGLPQDGALVLVTGVLTARKGVTQILQAMSQINNPRLKLVLAGKPDSEICALLQTPQANRLRERGRLIERLRFVEGAEFPLYFSASDLVSACYSDHLGSSGIVLNAARARRPLIGTNQGWIGKTIEKYGLGITCEVSDLDSIKRALNYMCAESFAFPSSSRRGEFLSKHRLEHFEDDLTRGARERSFALK is encoded by the coding sequence ATGAAAGTACTGATTTACGAGACCGGATATGCGGGACATCACCTCGAATACGTGAATTCGCTGGTTAAAGGTTTAAACAGATGTGGTGTTGAGCCGTTATTGGTGACGAGTTCCGAGGCGGTCAGTTCCGCGGAGTTTCGCTTTAGGCTCTCCGATGAGTCCCTCCACTTCCGTCTTGATGATTCGATGTCAACGACGACAGTGGTCTCTCCAGTGCGGACCGCGATCAAAAAACTATGGCACCTTTTGGGCGGCATCTCCCGACACCAGCCGGCTCATGTTTATATTCCCTATATAGATGGCTTAATTTACCTCATCGGTGGGCTTGGTGACTTGGCAAAGGGCGTGATTCCGGAAGGGACCCAGATAGAAGGTATCCTGTTTAACGCGAACTTCGCCTGGACCCAAACCCCGAAGGCCGCGGACCAATTGCGCCTTTATTTGATCGAAGAGGCACTTCGTTCTGGCTTAATTACACGACTGCATTTGCTCGATGAGTTTGTCGCCGAATTTATTCGGGAGCGGGTGGCGCCCTCGCTCTCCCATCGGATTTCGATCTTGCACGATCCGGCACCGAGTGCGCAACCGCTAGTTACTTCTCATCAGGCGCGTCAAAAGCTCGGGCTCCCCCAAGACGGCGCGCTTGTTTTGGTTACAGGGGTGTTGACGGCGCGCAAAGGTGTAACGCAAATTCTCCAGGCGATGTCTCAAATTAATAACCCCCGATTAAAACTCGTGCTTGCCGGGAAGCCCGATTCAGAAATTTGCGCGCTCTTGCAAACGCCACAAGCCAACCGACTGCGCGAGCGAGGCCGTCTGATTGAGCGGCTAAGGTTCGTGGAAGGTGCTGAGTTTCCGCTCTATTTCAGTGCGTCAGATCTCGTGTCTGCATGCTATTCGGATCATCTCGGGTCTAGCGGAATCGTGCTAAACGCGGCGCGTGCACGGCGGCCGCTTATTGGAACAAATCAAGGTTGGATTGGCAAAACGATCGAGAAATATGGGCTCGGTATCACGTGTGAAGTGAGTGACCTCGACTCGATCAAACGCGCGCTCAATTACATGTGCGCGGAATCTTTTGCGTTTCCAAGCTCAAGTCGCCGCGGCGAATTTCTCAGTAAACATCGACTCGAACACTTTGAGGATGATTTAACTCGCGGTGCGCGAGAACGATCATTTGCGTTGAAATAA
- a CDS encoding O-antigen ligase family protein, with protein sequence MQTSVAISSSTSRVIRWERLILLLYAMTIPIPTMVAIPPSIRLAVYNYRPYFIVVVITGFFLFNRFFEHQRTNIWYDSIKLRNIRILSAFFPVYFVIVSMLKGKFNVPVMGLYIIWTLCSFWLAPLLMQSIADVRKFLVGFLVVNGFLLIITITYTMLINPSLLSPTHQGRLSFGLENPNIFAQVVQAVFMSLVGIRILAPERSKWRSVSGYILLAACILGAFAFAWFARSRNVLLFMLVAGVSYSVLVLKGRRKYLTLMAANTVMVVCALFVFNLAGVEESNKVSSGRLAYWGSLVEALWDGPYPIAAIFVGPASPISVDQAPNRYDALAAEKKFNKMHVDNFYLEQVLESGLIGLLLFLLPYIVMIARSRYDLTSRSSEGRFLCWAISLWIALAYQSFFIPTAPTFNNPIGFFFVIFGIVPVSIIRQKRSDPTARPGAKAVSISVLGGRH encoded by the coding sequence GTGCAGACAAGCGTCGCTATCTCAAGTTCAACCAGCCGTGTCATCCGCTGGGAACGTCTAATCCTTTTATTATATGCGATGACAATTCCGATTCCTACGATGGTGGCGATTCCTCCTTCCATACGACTGGCGGTGTATAACTATCGCCCCTATTTCATTGTTGTGGTGATTACCGGTTTCTTTTTGTTTAACCGCTTTTTTGAACATCAGCGCACGAATATATGGTATGACAGTATAAAGCTTCGGAATATCCGTATACTTAGCGCCTTCTTTCCAGTGTATTTTGTCATTGTTTCGATGCTGAAGGGGAAGTTTAATGTCCCTGTAATGGGCCTCTATATAATCTGGACGCTATGTTCATTTTGGCTCGCCCCATTGTTAATGCAATCGATCGCGGATGTGCGGAAGTTCCTCGTTGGATTTTTAGTTGTAAACGGCTTCCTTTTAATTATAACGATTACTTATACGATGCTAATAAATCCGTCGCTCCTAAGCCCAACGCATCAAGGGCGGCTATCTTTTGGGTTGGAAAACCCTAATATTTTCGCTCAGGTTGTGCAAGCTGTTTTTATGTCACTTGTGGGTATTCGAATTCTCGCGCCTGAGCGAAGCAAATGGAGGAGCGTCTCGGGTTATATATTGCTGGCAGCTTGTATTCTTGGCGCATTTGCTTTTGCTTGGTTTGCGCGCTCACGAAATGTTCTGCTCTTTATGCTTGTCGCGGGGGTTTCGTATTCTGTTCTTGTCCTGAAAGGTCGTCGGAAGTATTTGACTCTTATGGCGGCGAATACGGTCATGGTCGTGTGTGCATTGTTTGTGTTTAATTTAGCCGGAGTTGAAGAGAGTAATAAAGTTTCAAGTGGCCGCCTGGCCTATTGGGGCAGCCTCGTAGAGGCGCTTTGGGATGGTCCGTATCCCATTGCTGCGATTTTTGTAGGTCCCGCTTCGCCCATAAGTGTTGACCAGGCGCCAAATCGTTATGATGCATTGGCCGCTGAAAAGAAGTTCAATAAGATGCATGTAGATAATTTTTACTTGGAGCAGGTGCTTGAGTCAGGTTTGATCGGCCTGCTTCTATTTTTGCTTCCTTATATCGTTATGATTGCGCGCAGCCGCTATGACCTTACATCAAGAAGCAGCGAAGGTCGTTTTCTATGTTGGGCGATCAGTCTATGGATCGCGCTCGCCTATCAGAGCTTTTTCATTCCGACGGCGCCGACTTTTAATAATCCCATCGGCTTCTTTTTCGTCATCTTTGGAATTGTCCCCGTCTCAATTATCCGGCAGAAACGGAGTGATCCTACCGCGCGACCCGGAGCGAAAGCCGTAAGTATTTCGGTCCTCGGTGGGAGGCATTAA
- a CDS encoding glycosyltransferase family 4 protein, with product MKNLLLIASYPPPIAGQSIATRMLVDYLKTQSATFELVDLSKKFNLGSPLLGVICRAGRVAGLPMEAWSRTRKWKKDAAVLFYLQLGQSPQAMLRDLPLLEFAHRKKWPIVLHVHGGSFRVAYDRAPGLLRILVKRALNRADKIIVLSESLKVMFDGLVDDNKLAVVANGAEQSLVKYARKLKPKPESAEGMRVLFVSNLIKSKGYQTVLEAALLAQQQKLPLHFVLAGHITETTTVHPDVFIEQHNLKNVEFLGPVHGQEKLGLFENADIFVLPISFETEGQPISIIEAMHFGLPVITTRKGGIPDIVKDRENGLIIDPKSPIQLVDALKDMLVNKELRRAISLHNSREAQELYTAEVHGKTMCDLFESI from the coding sequence ATGAAAAATTTATTATTGATCGCTTCATATCCACCTCCTATTGCGGGCCAGTCTATCGCGACACGTATGCTGGTGGATTATCTAAAAACGCAGAGTGCCACGTTCGAGTTGGTTGACCTGAGTAAGAAGTTTAATTTGGGAAGTCCCCTATTGGGTGTGATTTGTCGCGCAGGACGGGTCGCTGGATTACCGATGGAGGCATGGAGTCGTACCCGGAAGTGGAAAAAGGACGCGGCCGTTCTTTTCTATTTGCAATTGGGCCAAAGCCCCCAGGCGATGCTGCGGGATTTGCCATTGCTTGAGTTCGCGCATCGAAAAAAATGGCCTATAGTACTTCATGTCCACGGAGGCAGTTTTCGTGTCGCCTATGATAGGGCGCCCGGTTTGTTGCGTATCTTGGTCAAGAGAGCGCTAAATCGTGCCGACAAAATTATTGTTCTGTCGGAATCTCTCAAGGTTATGTTCGACGGACTAGTTGATGACAATAAACTCGCCGTCGTGGCGAACGGGGCGGAGCAATCGTTGGTCAAATATGCGCGCAAATTAAAACCAAAGCCCGAGAGCGCTGAAGGGATGCGGGTGCTCTTTGTAAGCAACCTCATTAAGTCCAAGGGTTATCAAACCGTTTTAGAGGCGGCCCTTCTTGCCCAACAACAAAAGCTCCCTTTACACTTCGTGCTCGCGGGTCATATCACCGAAACCACAACCGTTCATCCCGATGTGTTTATTGAGCAGCATAACCTCAAGAATGTTGAGTTTTTGGGACCCGTTCACGGGCAGGAGAAATTAGGACTCTTCGAAAATGCGGATATATTTGTGCTGCCAATTTCATTCGAGACGGAGGGGCAACCCATTAGTATTATTGAGGCAATGCACTTCGGTCTTCCGGTCATCACGACGCGAAAGGGCGGTATCCCCGACATCGTTAAGGACCGGGAAAACGGGCTCATAATCGATCCCAAATCGCCAATTCAGCTTGTTGATGCGCTCAAGGATATGCTGGTGAATAAGGAACTGCGCCGTGCGATCTCGCTGCATAATTCGCGTGAAGCTCAGGAGTTATATACCGCAGAGGTTCATGGGAAGACGATGTGCGATCTCTTTGAGAGTATTTAA
- a CDS encoding phosphotransferase, with the protein MKISELKEREDFAEITARTLARGWSRQFGRPITVSTTPIPGAQQWLLHSLLGAVYTRDSAPSLRKFVADHFRCTARPLRIVPQYIVGTLLTRRAVLNRLGQPFLWVTPAIDNSATLLVAPGNQRIRVFDFESGLTRAFLKEGFDNRSMMREIAVRTKANGSCFTQLQSWDENGKWLEEPILEGIPLTRCLPWVNSAGYLHAALRSLDVWLNETSEEVAAAQYIEQLQRELLERLHGLIARYPDEPLLARLGPLIAQMSCQASKLETIQIAHSHGDLQGGNIWVDHAQSRTLLIDWEYSARRFRYYDFLLMGLAARPIKSFGEHSREFVRGGQLREGLHHYLPAQGQAWRKGALALFLLEEFNWVLDDQEQGDYSALSANFRVLAQIFAETIELLS; encoded by the coding sequence ATGAAAATAAGCGAACTTAAAGAGAGGGAGGATTTCGCCGAAATTACGGCTCGGACTCTGGCGCGCGGCTGGAGTAGACAGTTTGGGCGTCCCATCACAGTTTCAACGACGCCCATTCCGGGCGCTCAACAGTGGCTGCTGCATTCACTCTTGGGGGCGGTCTATACGCGTGATTCAGCGCCGAGTTTGCGTAAATTTGTGGCCGATCATTTTCGCTGTACGGCGAGGCCTCTGCGCATCGTCCCGCAATATATTGTGGGAACATTACTTACGCGACGGGCCGTATTGAATCGGCTCGGGCAGCCGTTTTTGTGGGTGACGCCTGCGATTGACAACTCCGCGACGCTCTTGGTGGCGCCGGGAAACCAACGCATTAGGGTCTTTGATTTTGAGTCGGGCCTGACGCGCGCCTTCTTAAAGGAAGGCTTCGATAACCGGTCCATGATGCGCGAAATTGCTGTGCGCACAAAGGCAAATGGCAGCTGTTTTACGCAGCTTCAGTCTTGGGATGAAAATGGAAAATGGCTCGAAGAGCCTATTCTTGAAGGGATACCGCTTACGCGCTGCCTGCCCTGGGTTAATAGCGCAGGTTATTTGCATGCGGCGCTGAGATCGCTCGACGTATGGCTCAATGAGACGTCTGAGGAGGTGGCGGCAGCGCAATATATCGAGCAGCTACAGCGCGAACTCCTCGAACGTCTTCATGGCCTTATCGCTCGTTATCCCGATGAACCATTGTTAGCTCGCTTGGGCCCATTAATCGCGCAAATGAGTTGCCAAGCGTCCAAGCTTGAGACAATACAAATAGCGCATTCTCATGGTGACCTGCAGGGCGGAAATATTTGGGTTGACCACGCTCAATCCCGGACGCTTTTGATCGATTGGGAGTATAGCGCGCGTCGATTCCGCTACTATGACTTTCTCTTGATGGGGCTCGCCGCCAGACCTATAAAAAGCTTCGGTGAGCACTCCCGAGAGTTTGTTCGAGGCGGGCAACTTCGCGAGGGGCTACATCATTATTTGCCCGCCCAGGGGCAAGCCTGGCGAAAGGGGGCGCTCGCGCTTTTTTTGCTCGAAGAGTTCAATTGGGTGCTCGATGATCAGGAGCAAGGAGACTATAGCGCGCTATCTGCGAATTTTAGGGTTCTGGCACAGATATTCGCGGAGACGATTGAATTGCTCAGCTAA
- a CDS encoding glycosyltransferase family 4 protein, with amino-acid sequence MSHPKIVVLTNIPTYHQVDLFDELADSNAYDIEVFYLRSMTPGRHWTKLPEPAHPHRMLPVAFEKSVYYLNPTLVTDFIRARPDVLIVGQYAGWSYQVAMYLATLAKIPWVFWCEPMGVKHFEVTQLTPELFRNKMRKAAYWPAQKFAAQHWGIGVKAQHQFEEMTGLPAHNFPYYSKLSRFSRGELPYMPNGKVRFLFAGRYSYRKGFDVLLDAFSQLDERGVDPATWSLTLCGKGEMGERIANYPDIITNITDLGFQELERMPGIMKSHDVFIAPSRYDGWGMVVPEALAAGMPVITTHAMGSAEDIGKSFDWLHLNDPGNSEQLTESLQQFLSKDTHLKDLGVKACEAAQQYDVAAARPRFEALISDLLSPGVPQ; translated from the coding sequence ATGTCACATCCTAAAATTGTTGTCCTCACAAATATACCTACCTATCATCAAGTAGACCTTTTCGACGAATTGGCCGACTCCAACGCTTATGACATCGAGGTATTTTATCTACGCTCCATGACGCCGGGTCGCCATTGGACGAAGCTCCCCGAACCGGCCCACCCACATCGGATGCTGCCCGTCGCTTTTGAGAAGTCCGTCTATTATCTAAACCCAACGCTTGTGACAGATTTCATAAGGGCACGCCCCGATGTGCTCATCGTCGGACAATACGCCGGTTGGTCTTATCAAGTTGCCATGTATCTGGCGACACTCGCTAAAATCCCCTGGGTGTTTTGGTGCGAACCCATGGGCGTCAAGCATTTCGAGGTCACACAACTCACGCCCGAACTATTTCGCAACAAAATGCGCAAAGCGGCCTACTGGCCCGCTCAGAAATTTGCCGCTCAACATTGGGGAATCGGCGTTAAAGCCCAACATCAATTTGAAGAAATGACCGGCCTTCCAGCTCATAACTTTCCTTATTATAGTAAATTAAGCCGCTTCTCGCGTGGTGAACTACCATATATGCCCAACGGAAAGGTTCGCTTCCTTTTCGCCGGGCGCTATAGTTATCGAAAGGGTTTCGACGTGCTCTTGGACGCGTTCTCACAGCTCGATGAGCGTGGAGTTGATCCGGCGACGTGGAGCTTAACACTATGCGGCAAAGGCGAAATGGGCGAGCGCATCGCAAATTATCCTGATATTATAACAAATATCACTGACCTCGGGTTTCAGGAGTTGGAGCGGATGCCTGGCATTATGAAAAGCCATGATGTCTTCATCGCACCCTCTCGATATGATGGTTGGGGAATGGTTGTTCCCGAAGCACTCGCCGCAGGTATGCCAGTCATCACCACCCATGCGATGGGTAGCGCCGAAGATATTGGCAAATCGTTCGATTGGCTACACTTAAACGACCCAGGCAATAGCGAACAACTCACTGAATCTTTGCAACAATTCCTCTCTAAAGACACCCATCTCAAAGACCTGGGAGTTAAAGCGTGTGAAGCCGCTCAGCAATACGACGTCGCGGCCGCACGCCCTCGGTTTGAAGCGCTTATTTCAGACCTGCTCAGTCCAGGGGTACCCCAATAA
- a CDS encoding dTMP kinase, with protein sequence MLISISGIDCSGKSTQIELLTEALVKLGKKPFVFWFRPGYSYELNTLKTMARKIVPSALPAAEEKERRNDAFSKPGVNTAWLTAAVVDMAFQYGAKLRALERAGYFVICDRYIHDSMLDLKLRFSALNTVDSPWSRLIYRVSPTPDARFLFTLPYDEMLRRMEQKQEPFPDPLEIREQRFHAYQRLAKTEGFDVVDAGQSVEQIHRDICQRLKL encoded by the coding sequence ATGCTTATATCAATTTCGGGGATCGATTGCTCAGGCAAATCGACTCAAATCGAATTGTTAACCGAGGCCCTGGTTAAGCTGGGCAAAAAACCTTTCGTGTTTTGGTTTCGTCCGGGTTATTCTTATGAACTGAACACCCTAAAAACAATGGCACGTAAGATCGTACCCTCCGCGCTTCCGGCCGCCGAGGAGAAAGAGAGGCGAAATGATGCTTTTTCTAAACCGGGAGTCAACACGGCCTGGTTAACCGCAGCGGTTGTCGATATGGCGTTTCAATATGGGGCGAAATTGCGTGCTTTAGAACGAGCGGGTTATTTCGTAATTTGTGACCGCTATATCCACGATTCGATGCTCGATTTAAAACTTCGTTTTAGTGCGCTTAATACGGTGGACTCACCGTGGTCGCGCCTTATTTATCGCGTCAGCCCGACCCCCGACGCGCGCTTTCTATTTACATTGCCCTACGACGAGATGCTCCGGCGTATGGAGCAAAAACAAGAACCCTTTCCGGACCCATTGGAGATACGTGAGCAGCGTTTTCACGCATATCAGCGATTGGCAAAAACGGAGGGGTTTGATGTTGTCGACGCGGGTCAAAGCGTAGAGCAAATACATCGAGACATATGTCAACGGCTTAAGCTGTAG
- a CDS encoding HAD family hydrolase, with translation MTHPILEGIKCIVFDIDDTLYLERDYAKSGFEVVGEWVDRELRIGGFSEVAWQIFEAGTRQTIFNEALDALDINYDLDMIKKMVQIYRSHEPQIELLPDAADRLNQLAAHPANFQLAALTGGPLVCQKAKVRALELEETLNPIVYAQQWGPEFDKPHARAFEEIEKLTGFSGAECVYLADNPHKDFIAPTQLGWRTVRVRRQGGLHEAQPNITPVDLTLSMLSDLI, from the coding sequence ATGACACACCCTATTTTAGAAGGCATAAAATGCATCGTCTTTGATATCGACGACACGCTCTACCTTGAGCGCGACTACGCTAAAAGTGGTTTTGAAGTGGTCGGAGAGTGGGTCGACCGTGAACTCCGCATCGGTGGGTTTAGCGAAGTTGCCTGGCAAATATTTGAAGCGGGCACCCGCCAGACAATTTTCAACGAGGCCTTGGACGCACTCGATATCAACTATGACCTCGATATGATTAAAAAGATGGTCCAAATCTATCGCAGCCACGAGCCCCAAATAGAGCTCCTGCCCGACGCCGCAGACCGCCTCAACCAACTCGCCGCACACCCCGCGAACTTCCAGCTCGCCGCCCTTACCGGAGGCCCGCTCGTCTGCCAAAAGGCAAAGGTTCGCGCCTTGGAATTGGAAGAGACGCTCAACCCGATCGTTTACGCCCAGCAATGGGGTCCGGAGTTCGACAAACCTCACGCGCGTGCGTTTGAAGAGATCGAAAAGCTCACTGGATTCTCTGGCGCTGAATGCGTTTATTTGGCGGATAACCCGCACAAAGATTTTATCGCGCCAACTCAGCTTGGATGGAGAACGGTGCGGGTGCGAAGGCAGGGTGGGTTGCATGAGGCCCAGCCCAACATCACGCCGGTCGATCTCACACTTAGTATGCTAAGCGATCTCATTTAA